The Thalassoglobus sp. JC818 genome includes a region encoding these proteins:
- a CDS encoding HK97 gp10 family phage protein gives MKIEIQQGRSLRESLRRLKDERTSVARREFVERLASAVIQETKSTNPVRTGRSRAGWVAPGPAGEDGGSEGSFTVSHTSQATEVSMTNSVPYVVFLEYGTSKTAPVAMVRKSLSRVAGRIASLFELR, from the coding sequence ATGAAGATCGAAATTCAACAAGGTCGGTCGCTGCGTGAATCTCTCCGGAGGCTGAAGGATGAACGCACTTCCGTCGCTAGAAGAGAATTCGTTGAACGGCTGGCCTCTGCGGTCATTCAGGAAACAAAGTCGACAAATCCGGTCAGGACTGGAAGAAGCAGGGCTGGTTGGGTTGCACCTGGCCCTGCTGGGGAAGATGGAGGAAGTGAGGGCTCATTCACTGTGAGTCACACATCACAGGCGACAGAAGTTTCAATGACCAACTCTGTGCCGTATGTGGTTTTTCTGGAATACGGGACTTCAAAGACAGCTCCAGTTGCGATGGTTCGCAAGTCACTTTCTAGAGTCGCAGGCCGCATTGCCTCTCTTTTCGAACTGCGCTAG